A genome region from Bacillota bacterium includes the following:
- a CDS encoding amidohydrolase, which produces MAGADGSLWLYNGRVISLSPEVEGATAVLAQDGRIKAVGSDEVVRRAARPGTPAIDLGGMTVVPGFIDSHLHLLGFGLSLDNLDLNGVRSIAEVVRLVRQEAAALPAGDWVFGRGWDQDRFAEGRYPTRDDLDLAAPDRPVSLVRSCGHVLVANTAALRHSGITRETADPPGGRIDRGESGEPTGILRETAKGLLKSPGPSRERLERALRLAVERALAVGVTSVHTEDTRGVGFAPVYDLYRRSLGREGLPFRVSIDVAYEHLDELEAAGFKTGSGDDYVKIGATKLFADGSLGASTAVLGEPYSDNPQSQGIPVLEAGEIRERVRQAHRHGLQLATHAIGDRAIELTLDAYLQALTEIPRPNHRHRIIHCQVMRPDQFRWFAALGVVADIQPKFITTDMRWAEKRVGPERIQTSYAWKTFIEAGVHVAGGSDCPVEPLNPALGLYSAVARQDLDGRPEGGWLPEQRLSVDQALRLFTLGGAYAAFEETEKGSIEPGKLADLAILRRDPRDVPGGELKDLQVQMTVVGGRVAFSRS; this is translated from the coding sequence GTGGCTGGCGCTGATGGCAGTCTCTGGCTTTACAACGGTCGGGTAATCAGCCTCTCGCCGGAAGTCGAGGGGGCCACGGCCGTCCTGGCCCAGGACGGCCGGATCAAGGCGGTCGGCTCCGACGAAGTGGTGCGGCGGGCGGCCCGCCCCGGCACACCGGCCATCGACCTCGGAGGGATGACCGTCGTTCCCGGCTTCATCGACAGCCACCTGCACCTCCTCGGCTTCGGGCTGTCCCTGGACAACCTGGACCTCAACGGGGTCCGGTCCATCGCCGAAGTGGTCCGGCTGGTCCGGCAAGAGGCGGCCGCCCTACCGGCCGGGGACTGGGTTTTCGGCCGTGGGTGGGACCAGGACCGGTTCGCCGAGGGGCGATATCCGACCCGCGATGATCTCGACTTGGCGGCCCCCGACCGGCCGGTGTCGCTGGTCCGGAGCTGTGGACATGTCCTCGTCGCCAATACCGCCGCCCTGAGGCACTCGGGGATCACCCGGGAGACCGCCGATCCGCCCGGAGGGCGGATTGACCGGGGCGAGTCCGGCGAACCGACGGGCATCCTCCGGGAGACGGCCAAGGGCCTCCTGAAGTCGCCCGGGCCCAGTCGGGAACGGCTGGAGCGGGCGCTGCGCCTGGCCGTCGAGCGGGCCTTGGCGGTCGGAGTGACCTCGGTCCACACTGAGGACACCAGGGGCGTCGGCTTCGCCCCGGTCTACGACCTCTACCGCCGGTCTCTCGGCCGCGAGGGGTTGCCCTTCCGGGTTTCTATCGACGTGGCCTACGAACATTTGGATGAGCTCGAGGCGGCCGGGTTCAAGACCGGCTCGGGCGACGACTACGTCAAGATAGGGGCGACGAAGCTCTTCGCCGACGGGTCGCTGGGCGCGTCGACGGCGGTCCTCGGCGAGCCTTACAGCGACAACCCGCAAAGTCAGGGCATCCCGGTCCTCGAGGCCGGGGAGATCAGGGAGCGGGTCCGCCAGGCCCATCGGCACGGACTTCAGTTGGCCACTCACGCCATCGGCGACCGGGCGATCGAGCTGACCCTCGACGCCTATCTCCAGGCCCTGACGGAGATCCCCCGGCCGAACCATCGCCACCGGATCATTCACTGCCAGGTGATGCGGCCTGACCAGTTCCGGTGGTTCGCGGCCCTGGGAGTGGTGGCCGACATCCAGCCGAAGTTCATCACCACCGACATGCGATGGGCCGAGAAGAGGGTCGGGCCGGAACGGATCCAGACGTCGTACGCCTGGAAGACCTTCATCGAGGCGGGAGTGCACGTGGCCGGCGGCTCGGATTGTCCGGTCGAACCCCTGAACCCGGCCCTCGGCCTCTACTCGGCGGTCGCCCGGCAGGACCTGGACGGTCGTCCGGAGGGCGGTTGGCTGCCCGAACAGAGACTCTCTGTCGATCAGGCCCTCCGGTTATTCACTCTGGGTGGCGCCTACGCCGCTTTCGAAGAGACGGAGAAGGGCTCGATCGAACCGGGGAAGTTGGCCGACCTGGCCATCTTGCGGCGGGATCCGCGGGACGTCCCGGGGGGCGAGCTCAAGGACCTCCAAGTGCAGATGACCGTGGTCGGCGGGCGGGTGGCCTTTTCGCGGTCATAG